The proteins below are encoded in one region of Sminthopsis crassicaudata isolate SCR6 chromosome 1, ASM4859323v1, whole genome shotgun sequence:
- the LOC141540393 gene encoding uncharacterized protein LOC141540393 isoform X1: protein MSRLDACKVPGRDSGFCGPAQSSWVWGRAGASTRACSGSLKLSKTWALSRGVRAPEGNHGLHKDRSNSCSNRAGPSLGWRLFPVATTSCPSSTLPSHSLSLSTMRSFSVTFLIVIIMITTKQFAQALNCHVCTANDNDCLNPMQCPGLAIYCKTIRAHSPALVYKSCAASCTKDSMEEIQMKQNAKVSCCQKDLCNGTASWNPGSTSLILTGLLSIFWGLFALGL, encoded by the exons ATGTCCCGGCTTGACGCCTGTAAAGTCCCGGGCCGTGATTCGGGGTTCTGTGGCCCCGCCCAGAGCTCCTGGGTGTGGGGAAGGGCTGGGGCGAGCACCCGGGCCTGTTCCGGGAGCCTAAAACTCTCCAAAACCTGGGCGCTGTCCAGAGGAGTCAGGGCTCCGGAAGGGAATCACGGCCTTCATAAGGACCGCAGTAACTCCTGTAGCAACAGAGCGGGAC CATCCTTAGGCTGGAGACTCTTTCCCGTGGCTACCACTTCCTGCCCCAGCTCAACATTACCTTCACATTCCCTTTCACTTTCAACCATGAGGTCCTTTTCAGTCACATTCCTCATAGTCATCATCATGATCACGACCAAGCAATTTG CCCAAGCCCTGAATTGCCATGTTTGTACAGCTAATGATAATGACTGTTTGAACCCAATGCAGTGTCCTGGACTAGCCATCTACTGCAAGACCATTCGGGCCC ATTCTCCAGCTCTGGTCTACAAATCCTGTGCGGCCAGCTGCACCAAGGACAGCATGGAGGAAATTCAAATGAAACAGAATGCCAAGGTGTCCTGCTGCCAGAAAGACCTGTGTAATGGCACTGCCTCCTGGAACCCAGGATCCACAAGCCTCATCCTCACGGGGCTTCTCAGCATCTTCTGGGGCCTGTTTGCTCTTGGTCTCTGA
- the LOC141540393 gene encoding ly-6/neurotoxin-like protein 1 isoform X2, translated as MRSFSVTFLIVIIMITTKQFAQALNCHVCTANDNDCLNPMQCPGLAIYCKTIRAHSPALVYKSCAASCTKDSMEEIQMKQNAKVSCCQKDLCNGTASWNPGSTSLILTGLLSIFWGLFALGL; from the exons ATGAGGTCCTTTTCAGTCACATTCCTCATAGTCATCATCATGATCACGACCAAGCAATTTG CCCAAGCCCTGAATTGCCATGTTTGTACAGCTAATGATAATGACTGTTTGAACCCAATGCAGTGTCCTGGACTAGCCATCTACTGCAAGACCATTCGGGCCC ATTCTCCAGCTCTGGTCTACAAATCCTGTGCGGCCAGCTGCACCAAGGACAGCATGGAGGAAATTCAAATGAAACAGAATGCCAAGGTGTCCTGCTGCCAGAAAGACCTGTGTAATGGCACTGCCTCCTGGAACCCAGGATCCACAAGCCTCATCCTCACGGGGCTTCTCAGCATCTTCTGGGGCCTGTTTGCTCTTGGTCTCTGA